The following are encoded in a window of Chondrinema litorale genomic DNA:
- a CDS encoding ATP-binding cassette domain-containing protein, with protein sequence MTSYIHFQNAVPRIPNSPFPEPFNWEINKGEIWTILGSNGSGKTRFSEVLASHFSFVKGSIDYAFYDREQAIAENNYRGPRQYFKTISFDSVYTLADYKEMYYQQRFDSYGDDAPSVAEIFHEDEIDSDVLHKIADILDLHKLMDRKLIQLSSGELRKLVIGKILLEKPKVLIFDNPFIGLDIPSRKHLDEVFPALSESGIQLFFLVPSVSDMPIATTHTLQLEGGRIISAEKAGVEEMQAKFQSENISTEIDWSKVPATTEADFEEVSKMENIDIAYGENVVKQNVNWTIKKGENWVLLGNNGSGKSTLLSFLFADNPSSYNKNLTLFDRKRGTGESIWDIKKRIGFTSSEMHLYYRKNVSCLKVVESGFFDSVGLYRKCSEAQTKIAEYFFKVFQIEHLIDKYFLRISSGEQRLICFLRALVKNPPLLILDEPYQGIDEKYKQLCNKVVNAYCAQPNKTLVFVTHNKEEIPESVDNQLKL encoded by the coding sequence ATGACTTCTTACATTCACTTCCAAAATGCAGTACCAAGAATTCCCAATTCTCCATTTCCAGAACCATTTAACTGGGAAATTAACAAAGGCGAAATCTGGACAATTTTAGGAAGTAATGGAAGTGGTAAAACACGCTTTTCAGAAGTACTTGCTAGCCATTTTAGCTTTGTAAAAGGGAGTATAGATTATGCTTTTTACGATCGTGAGCAAGCAATAGCCGAAAATAATTATCGCGGTCCACGTCAGTATTTTAAAACTATCAGTTTTGATTCTGTATATACACTTGCCGATTATAAGGAGATGTATTACCAGCAGCGATTCGATAGTTATGGAGATGATGCGCCTAGTGTAGCAGAAATTTTTCATGAAGATGAAATCGATTCAGATGTTTTACATAAAATCGCAGATATTCTCGATTTACATAAATTGATGGATCGCAAGCTAATCCAACTTTCGAGTGGTGAACTAAGAAAATTAGTAATAGGTAAAATACTACTAGAAAAGCCCAAAGTACTTATTTTCGATAATCCATTTATTGGTTTGGATATTCCATCGCGCAAGCATTTAGACGAAGTATTTCCTGCATTGAGTGAGAGTGGTATACAACTATTCTTTTTGGTACCTTCTGTTAGCGATATGCCAATAGCCACTACGCATACTTTGCAGTTAGAAGGTGGAAGAATTATTTCTGCTGAAAAGGCAGGGGTAGAAGAGATGCAAGCTAAATTCCAATCAGAAAATATCTCTACTGAGATAGATTGGTCTAAAGTTCCGGCAACCACAGAAGCAGATTTTGAAGAAGTTTCTAAGATGGAAAACATCGATATTGCTTATGGAGAAAATGTGGTGAAACAGAATGTAAATTGGACGATAAAAAAGGGAGAAAACTGGGTTTTATTAGGTAACAATGGTTCTGGTAAATCAACTTTGCTCAGTTTCTTATTTGCAGATAATCCTTCTTCTTACAATAAAAACCTCACTTTATTCGACAGAAAAAGAGGAACCGGAGAAAGCATTTGGGACATAAAAAAACGCATTGGTTTCACATCCTCTGAGATGCATTTGTACTACAGAAAAAATGTGTCTTGCCTTAAAGTAGTAGAATCTGGCTTTTTCGATAGTGTAGGACTTTACAGAAAGTGTTCAGAAGCGCAGACTAAAATTGCCGAATACTTTTTCAAGGTTTTTCAAATTGAACATTTAATTGATAAATATTTCTTAAGAATTTCATCTGGTGAGCAAAGATTAATTTGCTTTTTGAGAGCGTTGGTAAAAAATCCTCCTCTTCTCATTTTAGATGAACCCTACCAAGGTATTGATGAGAAATATAAGCAATTGTGTAACAAGGTAGTAAATGCTTATTGTGCACAGCCAAATAAAACCCTTGTTTTTGTAACTCACAACAAAGAAGAAATTCCTGAGAGTGTAGATAATCAACTGAAATTGTAA
- a CDS encoding sodium:solute symporter family protein — protein sequence MNFIDIIVFIAYFAAMLGVGIYFFKKNESVDDYYIGGRSMGSWHIGLSVVATDVGGGFSIGLGGLGFSIGLAGSWMLFTGLFGAWLSAVVLIPVISKLSDKHKFFTFPQVFEHFYNNKVALVAGIISAIGYIGFTSSQLLAGAKLASATFPEVDLNTALIIMGVIAVVYTGIGGLKAVIYTDTIQWIILMSGLIFLGIPFAYEAVGGYEVIRETLGDEFFTLSNITWQQLANWAITIMPIWFIAMTLYQRIYASKSEQHAKKAWFIAGLFEWPIMAFMGVILGLFSRVAYENGMFAEIGYAVGSSIDAEMGLPILLNSILPAGLMGLMLSAYFSAILSTADSCLMAASGNVQTDILDKLFNLKQDTKSQLKVSQLVTIVIGVVALLLATTMTNVLEMMLYSYAFMVSGLLVPILVALYGKSPNSQAALFTMILGGTITVVLIVAEIPLPFDLDANIFGISASAIIYFIVDKVSQPAELVTK from the coding sequence ATGAATTTTATTGACATTATTGTATTTATAGCCTACTTCGCAGCAATGCTTGGAGTAGGGATTTACTTTTTTAAGAAAAATGAAAGTGTTGACGATTATTACATCGGAGGCAGATCTATGGGCAGCTGGCATATTGGTTTGTCAGTTGTGGCCACAGATGTAGGAGGAGGCTTTTCCATCGGTTTAGGTGGCTTGGGTTTTAGCATCGGTTTGGCGGGCTCTTGGATGCTATTCACCGGACTTTTTGGAGCATGGCTAAGTGCAGTAGTTTTAATTCCAGTAATTTCTAAACTTTCAGATAAACACAAGTTTTTTACTTTTCCACAAGTCTTCGAACATTTCTACAATAATAAAGTAGCATTGGTAGCAGGTATCATTTCGGCGATTGGTTATATAGGTTTCACAAGCTCACAATTATTGGCAGGAGCTAAATTGGCATCAGCAACTTTCCCAGAGGTTGATTTAAATACTGCATTAATTATAATGGGTGTAATTGCAGTAGTTTATACGGGAATCGGAGGTCTAAAAGCAGTAATTTACACCGATACCATCCAGTGGATTATCTTAATGTCTGGACTGATATTTTTGGGAATCCCCTTTGCCTACGAAGCTGTTGGCGGTTATGAAGTAATTAGAGAAACACTAGGTGATGAGTTTTTTACATTGAGTAATATCACTTGGCAGCAATTAGCAAATTGGGCAATTACGATTATGCCAATCTGGTTTATTGCCATGACACTTTATCAAAGAATTTATGCATCAAAAAGTGAGCAGCATGCTAAAAAAGCTTGGTTTATTGCCGGTTTGTTTGAGTGGCCAATTATGGCTTTTATGGGAGTAATTTTAGGTTTATTTTCTAGAGTTGCTTATGAAAATGGCATGTTTGCGGAGATAGGTTATGCGGTTGGATCTTCTATAGACGCAGAAATGGGCTTACCAATTTTACTAAATTCTATTTTGCCTGCTGGCTTAATGGGCTTAATGCTTTCAGCGTATTTTTCAGCGATACTTTCTACTGCCGATAGTTGCTTAATGGCTGCCTCAGGAAATGTGCAAACAGATATACTAGATAAGCTTTTTAATTTAAAACAAGATACCAAATCGCAATTAAAGGTTTCGCAATTAGTAACCATTGTAATCGGAGTAGTAGCACTTTTGCTAGCCACAACCATGACCAACGTCTTGGAAATGATGCTTTATTCTTATGCATTTATGGTTTCAGGTTTACTAGTACCGATTTTAGTTGCTCTATATGGTAAATCACCCAATTCTCAAGCAGCATTATTTACCATGATTCTAGGTGGAACTATAACAGTAGTTTTAATCGTAGCAGAAATCCCACTTCCATTCGATTTGGATGCCAACATTTTTGGAATTTCCGCTTCTGCAATTATCTATTTTATAGTAGATAAAGTAAGTCAACCTGCCGAATTGGTAACAAAGTAA
- a CDS encoding helix-turn-helix domain-containing protein, which yields MLNLYELIKDGLYYNKFVVDENIFVEYSCPLEDEQFGIFSQSDFLVHVLSGKKTWESMEGSWEVEAGQTLYLKKGANMIKQFFEDDFCMLAFFISDDLIKEAVNDVIGKFTLSNTSCKDNFKAAQLKSNVFLEGFFQSMLLYFSEKETPTDYLLKLKLKELLANIICSNENPELVNYFKVVADESKPSLMQIMEQNFCFNLKLEEFAKLTNRSLSTFKRDFQQYYNTTPGKWLTAKRLECASKLIQNNFSNITQIAYKCGFEDVSHFSKAFKSHFGIAPSEYARVNC from the coding sequence ATGCTGAATCTTTATGAGCTCATAAAAGATGGTTTGTATTACAACAAGTTTGTTGTAGACGAAAACATTTTTGTAGAGTACAGTTGCCCTTTAGAAGATGAGCAATTTGGCATTTTTTCTCAATCAGACTTTTTAGTGCATGTATTGAGTGGAAAAAAAACATGGGAATCTATGGAGGGCTCATGGGAGGTTGAAGCGGGTCAAACACTATATCTTAAAAAAGGAGCTAACATGATAAAGCAATTCTTCGAAGACGACTTTTGCATGTTGGCTTTCTTTATTTCTGATGATTTAATTAAAGAAGCAGTAAATGATGTAATTGGTAAATTCACTTTGAGTAATACATCTTGCAAAGACAATTTTAAAGCAGCTCAATTAAAATCCAATGTGTTTCTTGAAGGCTTTTTTCAATCTATGTTGCTTTACTTCTCAGAAAAAGAAACTCCCACAGACTATTTGTTAAAACTGAAATTAAAAGAGTTATTAGCCAATATTATTTGCAGTAACGAAAATCCGGAATTAGTAAACTACTTTAAAGTAGTGGCTGATGAGAGTAAGCCTTCATTAATGCAGATTATGGAGCAAAATTTCTGTTTCAACTTAAAACTGGAAGAATTTGCCAAGCTTACAAACAGAAGTTTATCAACTTTCAAAAGAGACTTTCAGCAGTATTACAACACTACACCGGGCAAATGGCTTACTGCCAAAAGGTTAGAGTGTGCATCTAAACTCATTCAAAACAATTTTTCCAACATTACACAGATTGCATATAAATGTGGTTTTGAGGATGTTTCACATTTTAGCAAAGCTTTTAAAAGTCATTTTGGTATTGCTCCCAGCGAATATGCCAGAGTTAACTGCTAA
- a CDS encoding acyl-CoA dehydrogenase family protein produces the protein METVISIKNWTEITHKLGVEFSKRTFESDTNGTFVYENYAQLKEQEYFSAMIPEEFGGGNLQYKDMCNTIRTMAHYCGSTALAFSMHQHLIAATIWKYKHKNQGAPLLQKVVADQIVLVSTGARDWLESNGELKKVKGGFEFTGKKSFASQSADEDIAVTSATYLNENNDWKVLHFGVPIKTEGVSVINDWDVMGMRGTGSQSIVFDKVFVPETAISLERPRSEFHIVWDIVITVALPLIMSAYVGIAERAMEIAVEKGKKYFRNQNHITHIIGKMNNTLVSARTQWKAMYALTNNFDFKPDESITNEMLSLKTNVADACIQTVSEAMEAIGGQSFYKKNELERLFRDVQAAQFHPLPKWEQYDFVGKRILNK, from the coding sequence ATGGAAACTGTTATTTCAATAAAAAACTGGACCGAAATTACGCATAAACTAGGTGTAGAATTTTCTAAGAGAACATTTGAGAGTGATACAAATGGCACTTTTGTTTACGAAAATTATGCTCAGCTAAAGGAGCAAGAGTATTTCTCTGCTATGATACCGGAAGAATTTGGCGGTGGAAATTTGCAGTATAAAGATATGTGCAATACTATAAGAACTATGGCACATTACTGTGGATCAACGGCTTTGGCATTTTCGATGCATCAGCATTTAATTGCAGCTACCATCTGGAAATACAAGCATAAAAACCAAGGAGCACCATTATTACAAAAAGTGGTAGCAGACCAGATTGTATTAGTAAGTACAGGAGCAAGAGACTGGTTAGAGTCTAATGGTGAACTAAAAAAAGTAAAAGGAGGGTTTGAATTTACAGGTAAAAAAAGCTTTGCCAGTCAGTCGGCAGATGAAGATATTGCAGTTACTAGTGCCACTTATTTAAATGAAAATAACGATTGGAAGGTATTACACTTTGGTGTACCAATAAAAACAGAAGGAGTTTCTGTGATTAATGATTGGGATGTAATGGGTATGAGAGGTACAGGCTCGCAATCAATCGTTTTTGATAAGGTTTTTGTACCCGAAACAGCCATTTCGCTAGAAAGACCAAGAAGTGAATTTCATATAGTTTGGGATATTGTAATTACTGTAGCATTGCCTTTAATTATGTCTGCTTATGTGGGAATTGCAGAGCGAGCTATGGAAATTGCAGTAGAAAAAGGCAAAAAGTATTTCCGAAATCAAAATCACATCACACACATCATTGGCAAAATGAATAATACACTAGTAAGTGCCAGAACGCAATGGAAAGCCATGTATGCACTCACCAATAATTTTGATTTTAAACCAGATGAATCTATTACAAATGAGATGTTGAGTTTAAAAACCAATGTTGCAGATGCTTGTATACAAACAGTAAGTGAAGCAATGGAAGCAATTGGTGGGCAAAGTTTCTATAAGAAAAATGAATTAGAAAGACTTTTTAGAGATGTGCAAGCGGCTCAATTTCATCCATTACCGAAATGGGAGCAATATGATTTTGTAGGAAAAAGGATATTAAACAAATAG
- a CDS encoding transglutaminase-like domain-containing protein, producing the protein MPIYTISYSTQNTYSTLSKESVLDFLVSPTNNSSQEVIESSFEIYPDTPSYFSKNVFGFESIRFRLKNQPEKIEFKFNALVDKKVTNPFDFLSIPYEEERSFIQSDAFGIDHFPFLSLDKYTRIPADYSCPVMQEGESVFDFLKRINQFVNTQMTYDSSITDVYRKLETTLIDRKGVCQDYAHFMLAILRINKIPARYVSGYLNQGDNIIGAGAIHAWVQAKIPKIGWVGFDPTNNLLEDFHYIKIAHGVDISDCPAIKGVIKGAGENYTSYNVSVKEQIEEVNQ; encoded by the coding sequence ATGCCTATTTACACAATTAGCTATTCTACTCAAAACACTTACTCTACTTTATCAAAAGAGTCTGTATTGGACTTTTTGGTTTCACCTACCAACAACAGCTCACAAGAGGTAATAGAATCGAGTTTTGAGATATACCCAGATACACCTTCTTATTTTTCTAAGAATGTTTTTGGTTTTGAAAGCATAAGATTCAGGCTTAAAAATCAACCTGAAAAAATTGAATTTAAGTTTAATGCATTAGTCGATAAGAAAGTTACTAACCCTTTCGATTTTTTGTCAATTCCATATGAAGAAGAAAGGTCTTTTATTCAGTCAGATGCTTTTGGAATAGATCATTTCCCTTTTCTTAGTTTAGATAAATACACCAGAATTCCGGCCGATTATTCGTGTCCTGTAATGCAAGAAGGAGAATCCGTTTTTGATTTTTTAAAGCGTATCAATCAGTTTGTAAATACACAAATGACTTATGATAGCAGCATTACAGATGTTTATAGAAAGCTAGAAACTACACTTATAGACAGAAAAGGAGTTTGCCAAGATTATGCGCATTTTATGTTGGCGATCTTAAGGATAAATAAAATTCCGGCCAGATATGTAAGTGGATATTTAAATCAAGGAGATAATATTATTGGTGCTGGAGCAATTCATGCTTGGGTACAAGCAAAAATTCCAAAAATTGGTTGGGTTGGCTTCGATCCTACAAACAACCTGTTAGAAGATTTTCATTACATCAAAATTGCTCATGGTGTAGACATTAGCGATTGCCCAGCGATTAAAGGGGTAATTAAAGGAGCCGGTGAAAATTATACGAGCTATAATGTTTCAGTAAAAGAACAAATAGAAGAGGTTAACCAATAA
- a CDS encoding RagB/SusD family nutrient uptake outer membrane protein — MKNYIIKITLAIISILLSNSCNDEFLERYPLDEISSETFWNTEADLMVYNNSLYNLARNDDNVPILMGHYDGFNSHWGSIWFQDEFADNMAPNHSRHSRFQQVRAGKHNIPTSPQWFGYKGWNFVRAINVGLENYGNANIAEETINKYAAEARLFRGWFYGEKVEKFGAVPWVEKELNIDSEELYAARTPREEAMNNILADLTFATENLPDDWSDGNAPGRLNRWCALLVKSRICLFEGTWRKYHGGANAEMWLQEAAAAAKEVMENGPYSLYNTGNPESDYNAYHQMLDLTGNSEVMYWRKYQLGTFTNHVQSYFSYSGGATKSLVEDYLCTDGLPISISPLYQGDETIESAFENRDPRLRQTILHPDDTPKYRYYNLDGRDYPRVTGMSGGLITATGYHIIKHYNADDLIGKAYNTAESPAIILRFGEVLLNYAEAVAELGTITQTDLDMSINLLRDRVGMPHLDMSNVPEDPRYANDGVSPLIVEIRRERRIEMFMEGLRYNDLRRWKQGKKLEVPTMGIRWNDAAAERYENATIKTIVDPVSGNTYIDVYQGTDWANPVFDESKHYLWPIPLSTIAQNPNITQNPGW; from the coding sequence ATGAAGAACTATATTATAAAAATCACCCTAGCTATAATTTCAATTCTGCTTTCTAACAGTTGTAATGACGAGTTTCTAGAAAGATATCCACTTGATGAAATAAGCAGTGAGACTTTCTGGAATACCGAAGCCGACTTAATGGTTTATAATAATAGCTTGTATAACTTAGCTCGTAATGATGATAATGTGCCTATTCTAATGGGACATTATGATGGATTCAATAGCCACTGGGGAAGCATTTGGTTTCAAGATGAGTTTGCCGATAACATGGCACCAAACCATTCCAGACATTCTCGTTTTCAACAAGTAAGAGCTGGAAAGCATAATATACCTACTTCACCACAATGGTTTGGCTACAAAGGCTGGAATTTCGTGAGAGCCATTAATGTCGGTTTGGAGAACTATGGCAATGCAAATATTGCAGAAGAAACCATTAATAAATATGCGGCAGAAGCTCGCTTATTTAGAGGTTGGTTTTACGGTGAGAAAGTAGAAAAATTTGGTGCTGTACCTTGGGTAGAAAAAGAATTAAACATCGATTCTGAAGAATTGTATGCTGCCCGTACTCCTAGAGAAGAAGCCATGAATAATATATTGGCAGACCTCACTTTTGCAACAGAAAACTTACCAGACGACTGGTCTGATGGCAATGCTCCGGGTAGATTGAACCGCTGGTGTGCACTTTTGGTAAAATCTAGAATTTGTCTTTTTGAAGGAACATGGAGAAAATACCACGGTGGTGCTAATGCAGAAATGTGGTTGCAAGAAGCGGCGGCTGCAGCCAAAGAAGTAATGGAAAATGGTCCTTATTCTTTGTATAATACTGGGAATCCTGAAAGCGATTACAATGCTTATCATCAAATGCTCGATTTAACAGGAAACTCTGAAGTAATGTATTGGAGAAAGTACCAATTGGGAACTTTTACCAATCACGTACAGAGCTACTTTAGTTATTCTGGTGGTGCTACAAAAAGTTTGGTAGAAGATTATCTATGTACCGATGGTTTACCAATATCAATCTCTCCACTATACCAAGGAGATGAAACCATTGAGTCGGCATTTGAAAATCGCGATCCAAGGTTAAGACAAACAATTCTGCATCCAGATGACACACCAAAATACAGATATTATAACCTAGATGGCAGAGATTATCCGCGTGTAACAGGTATGTCTGGAGGATTAATTACAGCAACTGGCTATCATATTATTAAACATTACAATGCAGATGATTTAATTGGTAAAGCTTATAATACGGCTGAATCTCCTGCAATTATCTTAAGATTTGGTGAAGTATTACTGAATTATGCAGAAGCTGTTGCCGAACTAGGCACTATCACTCAAACAGATTTAGATATGAGTATTAATCTGTTAAGAGACAGAGTAGGCATGCCACATCTAGATATGAGCAATGTACCAGAAGACCCAAGATACGCGAATGATGGCGTTTCTCCTCTCATCGTAGAAATAAGAAGAGAGCGCAGAATAGAAATGTTTATGGAAGGGCTTCGCTATAATGACTTGCGTCGTTGGAAGCAAGGTAAAAAACTAGAAGTGCCTACCATGGGTATCCGTTGGAATGATGCTGCTGCGGAGCGTTACGAAAATGCAACCATTAAAACTATTGTAGATCCTGTTTCTGGTAACACTTATATTGATGTATACCAAGGAACAGATTGGGCAAATCCTGTTTTTGATGAAAGTAAGCATTATCTCTGGCCGATTCCTTTAAGTACTATAGCTCAAAACCCAAATATTACGCAAAACCCGGGATGGTAA